The following proteins come from a genomic window of Pseudochaenichthys georgianus chromosome 17, fPseGeo1.2, whole genome shotgun sequence:
- the LOC117461869 gene encoding zinc finger protein 521-like isoform X1, with amino-acid sequence MSRRKQAKPRSLKVEDNVTEDQQSPGQTAIPSDPECALERAAEDGETGRLRKRLLSPEEGEEGEEDDDEEPALHSCDSCRQVFESLSDLTEHKINQCQLTDGADLEDDPSGSWPASSPSSKDQTSPGHCEDYDFGEDEGGPGLPYPCQFCDKSFSRLSFLKRHEQSHGDKLPFSCTFCSRLFKHKRSRDRHVKLHTGDKKYHCGECDSAFSRSDHLKIHMKTHASNKPHKCPVCRRGFLSSSSLHGHMQVHERGKDGSSASLSRGDEWKLKETRKCSRCEEGFDVPEELQRHIAECHPECSPSEDGGLGATLQCIYCHEPFSDEGTLLTHIDQSHSRDRKGHTCTICPEHFLSVEDLYAHMDIHQLPESSNHSNSPSLLTVGYTSVSSTTPDSNLSVDSSTMVETAPPVPKARGRRKRAAQNTSDMGGRSSKQPKVSYSCMYCNKQVFSSLAVLQIHLRTMHLDKPEQAHTCQFCLEVLPSLLNLNEHLRQVHNAEDHAVLLASLPDALFQCNFCTEVLSDLNTLQEHIRCSHGFPSPVAKESNAFFCPQCFMGFLTETTLEEHVRQTHCDGGSLRFDSPMALTPKESIVEVYSCSYCTNSPIFNSVLKLNKHIKENHKNIPLALNYINNGKKSLRTLSPSSPISVEHTMLKQGSSVSRTTSEFICNQCGAKYTSLDLFQTHLKTHLDGMQPQLTCPQCNKEFPNQESLLKHVTIHFTITSTYYICESCDKQFTSVDDLQKHLLDMHTFVFFRCTLCQEVFDSKVSTQLHLAVKHSNEKKVYRCTSCNWDFRHETDLQLHVKHSHLENQGRSHRCIFCGESFGTEVELQCHITTHSKKFNCRFCSKAFHAIVLLEKHLREKHCVFEGKAQNCGANGSTVGDGQPKEDVELHSLLTNSHGPGTTLGTVVDAHNSRDGSEEELDTADPLFTCDICGASYTMDSLLTNHQLRDHNIRPGESAMMKRKADMIKGTHKCNVCSRTFFSEPGLREHMQTHLGPVKHYMCPICGERFPSLLTLTEHKVTHSKSLDTGSCRICKMPLHSEEDFLEHCQMHPDLRNSLTGFRCVVCMQTVTSTLELKIHGTFHMQKTGTMSGNYPTIARNNIIAHHQQLHHTQKPFKCASCLKDFRSKQDLVKLDINGLPYGLCASCVTQAGSKSSSPTVNGGRQLQQHGGATTPATTNAAWIQGERLSPGDAKGKVVSSSSSASSTSSLSAAKTRCSSCNVKFESEAELQNHIQTVHRDQAGDSNGGQLKTPQVSPMPRASPSQTDEKKTYQCIKCQMVFYSEWDIQVHVANHMLGSQVSGSHHQIEEGLNHECKLCSQSFDSPAKLQCHLIEHSFEGMGGTFKCPVCFTVFVQANKLQQHIFSTHGQEDKIYDCSQCPQKFFFQTELQNHSLTQHSS; translated from the exons ATCCAGAGTGCGCCCTCGAGAGGGCGGCGGAGGATGGTGAGACCGGGCGTCTGAGGAAGAGGTTGCTCTCTCCAGAGGAAGgagaagagggagaggaggacgaCGACGAGGAGCCCGCACTGCACAGCTGCGACAGCTGCCGGCAGGTGTTCGAGTCGCTGAGCGATCTCACCGAACACAAGATTAATCAATGCCAGCTGACAG ACGGTGCTGATCTTGAAGATGACCCATCTGGTTCTTGGCCTGCATCGTCTCCCTCCAGTAAAGACCAGACCTCTCCAGGACACTGCGAGGACTATGATTTTGGCGAAGATGAAGGGGGCCCCGGCCTGCCATACCCATGCCAGTTCTGTGACAAGTCCTTCAGCCGCTTAAGTTTCCTCAAGCGCCACGAACAGAGCCACGGGGATAAACTCCCTTTCAGCTGTACCTTCTGCAGCCGCTTGTTTAAGCACAAGCGCAGTCGAGATAGACACGTGAAGCTTCACACCGGTGATAAGAAGTACCACTGTGGAGAGTGTGACTCTGCCTTTTCCCGCAGTGACCACCTCAAAATCCACATGAAAACTCACGCCTCTAACAAACCCCACAAGTGCCCTGTGTGCCGCAGAGGCTTCCTTTCCTCCAGCTCTCTCCACGGCCACATGCAAGTACACGAAAGAGGCAAGGATGGAAGCAGTGCAAGCCTTTCCAGAGGTGACGAATGGAAGCTGAAAGAAACTCGCAAATGCAGCCGTTGTGAGGAGGGTTTTGATGTCCCAGAGGAGCTCCAGAGGCACATCGCAGAGTGCCACCCTGAATGCTCTCCATCAGAGGACGGAGGCCTGGGTGCCACCCTACAGTGCATTTACTGCCATGAGCCCTTCAGTGATGAGGGCACCCTTCTGACTCACATTGACCAGTCACACAGCCGAGACAGGAAGGGACACACCTGTACTATCTGCCCTGAGCACTTTCTGTCAGTAGAGGACCTCTACGCTCACATGGACATCCACCAGCTCCCCGAATCTAGTAACCATAGCAACAGCCCTTCTTTGCTGACTGTGGGCTACACCTCTGTCTCTAGCACCACTCCTGACTCTAACCTCTCTGTCGACAGCTCAACAATGGTGGAAACTGCCCCACCTGTGCCCAAGGCGAGGGGGAGGAGAAAGAGGGCTGCTCAGAACACATCAGACATGGGAGGACGTTCCTCCAAGCAGCCCAAAGTCTCCTACAGTTGCATGTACTGCAACAAGCAAGTGTTCTCCAGTTTGGCTGTGCTTCAAATTCACCTGCGAACCATGCATCTGGACAAGCCAGAGCAGGCTCATACTTGCCAGTTTTGTTTGGAGGTTCTGCCATCTTTACTCAATCTAAATGAACATCTTAGGCAGGTCCACAATGCAGAAGACCACGCTGTCCTGTTAGCCAGCTTGCCTGATGCCCTCTTTCAGTGTAATTTCTGCACTGAGGTATTGAGTGACCTCAACACCCTCCAGGAACACATCCGTTGCTCCCATGGCTTTCCAAGTCCTGTGGCAAAGGAGAGCAATGCCTTCTTCTGCCCTCAATGCTTCATGGGGTTCTTGACGGAAACTACCTTGGAGGAGCATGTTCGTCAGACTCACTGTGACGGGGGAAGCCTGCGCTTTGACTCCCCTATGGCTTTAACTCCCAAGGAGTCTATAGTGGAGGTGTACTCCTGTTCGTACTGCACCAATTCACCCATATTCAACAGTGTTCTGAAGCTCAACAAGCACATCAAGGAGAATCACAAGAACATTCCACTTGCACTGAACTACATCAACAATGGAAAGAAATCCCTGCGGACTCTCAGCCCTTCTTCTCCAATATCTGTGGAACATACCATGCTGAAACAAGGAAGCTCTGTCTCACGCACTACCAGTGAGTTCATATGTAACCAGTGTGGAGCCAAGTATACCAGTCTAGACCTTTTCCAGACTCACCTAAAGACTCATCTGGATGGCATGCAGCCCCAACTCACCTGCCCACAGTGCAACAAAGAGTTCCCCAACCAAGAGTCCCTGTTGAAGCATGTGACAATTCACTTCACTATAACTTCCACGTATTACATCTGTGAGAGCTGTGACAAGCAGTTTACTTCAGTGGATGACTTGCAGAAGCACCTTCTCGACATGCATACCTTTGTGTTCTTTCGTTGCACTCTCTGTCAGGAGGTGTTTGACTCAAAGGTGTCAACCCAGCTCCACCTGGCTGTTAAGCACAGTAATGAGAAAAAGGTATATCGCTGCACGTCCTGCAACTGGGACTTCAGGCATGAGACTGACCTACAGTTACACGTAAAACACAGCCATCTTGAAAACCAGGGCCGTTCCCACCGATGCATTTTTTGTGGTGAGTCCTTTGGCACAGAGGTGGAGCTGCAGTGCCACATCACTACCCACAGCAAGAAATTTAACTGCCGCTTCTGCAGCAAGGCCTTCCATGCCATCGTCCTTCTGGAGAAGCATTTGAGGGAGAAACACTGCGTGTTTGAGGGAAAGGCACAGAACTGTGGTGCTAATGGCTCTACTGTAGGGGATGGCCAGCCTAAGGAAGATGTCGAGCTGCATAGTCTCCTAACaaacagccatggtccaggaaCAACATTAGGAACTGTGGTCGATGCCCATAACAGCCGCGATGGAAGTGAGGAAGAGCTGGACACTGCAGATCCCTTGTTTACGTGTGACATCTGTGGAGCATCTTACACCATGGATTCACTCCTCACTAACCACCAGTTGAGGGACCACAATATACGCCCTGGTGAGAGTGCCATGATGAAAAGGAAAGCTGATATGATAAAGGGCACCCACAAGTGCAATGTCTGCTCGCGCACCTTCTTCTCTGAGCCTGGGCTAAGGGAACATATGCAGACCCACCTTGGGCCTGTCAAACACTATATGTGCCCCATCTGTGGGGAGCGCTTCCCTTCCTTGCTCACACTGACTGAGCACAAGGTCACCCATAGCAAGAGTCTGGACACGGGTAGCTGCCGAATTTGTAAGATGCCACTGCACAGTGAGGAGGACTTCCTGGAGCATTGCCAGATGCACCCTGACCTGAGGAACTCCCTGACAGGTTTCCGCTGTGTGGTGTGCATGCAGACCGTCACCTCCACATTGGAGCTCAAAATCCATGGTACTTTCCATATGCAAAAGACAGGCACCATGTCCGGCAACTACCCAACTATTGCTCGCAACAATATCATTGCTCACCACCAGCAGCTACACCATACCCAAAAACCTTTCAAGTGCGCCTCTTGCCTGAAAGACTTCCGGTCCAAACAGGACCTGGTGAAACTAGACATCAACGGACTGCCTTACGGACTGTGTGCATCATGCGTGACACAAGCTGGCTCCAAGAGCTCCAGTCCAACAGTGAACGGAGGAAGGCAACTGCAGCAACATGGTGGAGCAACCACTCCAGCAACAACCAATGCCGCATGGATCCAGGGGGAGAGGCTCAGCCCTGGAGACGCGAAAGGCAAAGTGGTATCTTCATCATCCTCAGCTTCTTCTACGTCTTCGTTATCCGCTGCCAAGACAAGATGCTCCAGCTGTAATGTGAAGTTTGAGTCTGAAGCTGAGTTACAAAACCATATCCAGACCGTGCATCGGGACCAGGCTGGGGACAGCAACGGCGGACAGCTCAAGACCCCCCAGGTGTCCCCCATGCCAAGAGCCAGTCCCTCACAAACTGACGAG AAGAAGACCTACCAGTGCATCAAATGTCAGATGGTGTTCTACAGTGAATGGGACATCCAAGTCCATGTGGCCAACCACATGCTGG GCTCACAAGTATCTGGATCACATCACCAAATAG
- the LOC117461869 gene encoding zinc finger protein 521-like isoform X5: MKTHASNKPHKCPVCRRGFLSSSSLHGHMQVHERGKDGSSASLSRGDEWKLKETRKCSRCEEGFDVPEELQRHIAECHPECSPSEDGGLGATLQCIYCHEPFSDEGTLLTHIDQSHSRDRKGHTCTICPEHFLSVEDLYAHMDIHQLPESSNHSNSPSLLTVGYTSVSSTTPDSNLSVDSSTMVETAPPVPKARGRRKRAAQNTSDMGGRSSKQPKVSYSCMYCNKQVFSSLAVLQIHLRTMHLDKPEQAHTCQFCLEVLPSLLNLNEHLRQVHNAEDHAVLLASLPDALFQCNFCTEVLSDLNTLQEHIRCSHGFPSPVAKESNAFFCPQCFMGFLTETTLEEHVRQTHCDGGSLRFDSPMALTPKESIVEVYSCSYCTNSPIFNSVLKLNKHIKENHKNIPLALNYINNGKKSLRTLSPSSPISVEHTMLKQGSSVSRTTSEFICNQCGAKYTSLDLFQTHLKTHLDGMQPQLTCPQCNKEFPNQESLLKHVTIHFTITSTYYICESCDKQFTSVDDLQKHLLDMHTFVFFRCTLCQEVFDSKVSTQLHLAVKHSNEKKVYRCTSCNWDFRHETDLQLHVKHSHLENQGRSHRCIFCGESFGTEVELQCHITTHSKKFNCRFCSKAFHAIVLLEKHLREKHCVFEGKAQNCGANGSTVGDGQPKEDVELHSLLTNSHGPGTTLGTVVDAHNSRDGSEEELDTADPLFTCDICGASYTMDSLLTNHQLRDHNIRPGESAMMKRKADMIKGTHKCNVCSRTFFSEPGLREHMQTHLGPVKHYMCPICGERFPSLLTLTEHKVTHSKSLDTGSCRICKMPLHSEEDFLEHCQMHPDLRNSLTGFRCVVCMQTVTSTLELKIHGTFHMQKTGTMSGNYPTIARNNIIAHHQQLHHTQKPFKCASCLKDFRSKQDLVKLDINGLPYGLCASCVTQAGSKSSSPTVNGGRQLQQHGGATTPATTNAAWIQGERLSPGDAKGKVVSSSSSASSTSSLSAAKTRCSSCNVKFESEAELQNHIQTVHRDQAGDSNGGQLKTPQVSPMPRASPSQTDEKKTYQCIKCQMVFYSEWDIQVHVANHMLGSQVSGSHHQIEEGLNHECKLCSQSFDSPAKLQCHLIEHSFEGMGGTFKCPVCFTVFVQANKLQQHIFSTHGQEDKIYDCSQCPQKFFFQTELQNHSLTQHSS, translated from the exons ATGAAAACTCACGCCTCTAACAAACCCCACAAGTGCCCTGTGTGCCGCAGAGGCTTCCTTTCCTCCAGCTCTCTCCACGGCCACATGCAAGTACACGAAAGAGGCAAGGATGGAAGCAGTGCAAGCCTTTCCAGAGGTGACGAATGGAAGCTGAAAGAAACTCGCAAATGCAGCCGTTGTGAGGAGGGTTTTGATGTCCCAGAGGAGCTCCAGAGGCACATCGCAGAGTGCCACCCTGAATGCTCTCCATCAGAGGACGGAGGCCTGGGTGCCACCCTACAGTGCATTTACTGCCATGAGCCCTTCAGTGATGAGGGCACCCTTCTGACTCACATTGACCAGTCACACAGCCGAGACAGGAAGGGACACACCTGTACTATCTGCCCTGAGCACTTTCTGTCAGTAGAGGACCTCTACGCTCACATGGACATCCACCAGCTCCCCGAATCTAGTAACCATAGCAACAGCCCTTCTTTGCTGACTGTGGGCTACACCTCTGTCTCTAGCACCACTCCTGACTCTAACCTCTCTGTCGACAGCTCAACAATGGTGGAAACTGCCCCACCTGTGCCCAAGGCGAGGGGGAGGAGAAAGAGGGCTGCTCAGAACACATCAGACATGGGAGGACGTTCCTCCAAGCAGCCCAAAGTCTCCTACAGTTGCATGTACTGCAACAAGCAAGTGTTCTCCAGTTTGGCTGTGCTTCAAATTCACCTGCGAACCATGCATCTGGACAAGCCAGAGCAGGCTCATACTTGCCAGTTTTGTTTGGAGGTTCTGCCATCTTTACTCAATCTAAATGAACATCTTAGGCAGGTCCACAATGCAGAAGACCACGCTGTCCTGTTAGCCAGCTTGCCTGATGCCCTCTTTCAGTGTAATTTCTGCACTGAGGTATTGAGTGACCTCAACACCCTCCAGGAACACATCCGTTGCTCCCATGGCTTTCCAAGTCCTGTGGCAAAGGAGAGCAATGCCTTCTTCTGCCCTCAATGCTTCATGGGGTTCTTGACGGAAACTACCTTGGAGGAGCATGTTCGTCAGACTCACTGTGACGGGGGAAGCCTGCGCTTTGACTCCCCTATGGCTTTAACTCCCAAGGAGTCTATAGTGGAGGTGTACTCCTGTTCGTACTGCACCAATTCACCCATATTCAACAGTGTTCTGAAGCTCAACAAGCACATCAAGGAGAATCACAAGAACATTCCACTTGCACTGAACTACATCAACAATGGAAAGAAATCCCTGCGGACTCTCAGCCCTTCTTCTCCAATATCTGTGGAACATACCATGCTGAAACAAGGAAGCTCTGTCTCACGCACTACCAGTGAGTTCATATGTAACCAGTGTGGAGCCAAGTATACCAGTCTAGACCTTTTCCAGACTCACCTAAAGACTCATCTGGATGGCATGCAGCCCCAACTCACCTGCCCACAGTGCAACAAAGAGTTCCCCAACCAAGAGTCCCTGTTGAAGCATGTGACAATTCACTTCACTATAACTTCCACGTATTACATCTGTGAGAGCTGTGACAAGCAGTTTACTTCAGTGGATGACTTGCAGAAGCACCTTCTCGACATGCATACCTTTGTGTTCTTTCGTTGCACTCTCTGTCAGGAGGTGTTTGACTCAAAGGTGTCAACCCAGCTCCACCTGGCTGTTAAGCACAGTAATGAGAAAAAGGTATATCGCTGCACGTCCTGCAACTGGGACTTCAGGCATGAGACTGACCTACAGTTACACGTAAAACACAGCCATCTTGAAAACCAGGGCCGTTCCCACCGATGCATTTTTTGTGGTGAGTCCTTTGGCACAGAGGTGGAGCTGCAGTGCCACATCACTACCCACAGCAAGAAATTTAACTGCCGCTTCTGCAGCAAGGCCTTCCATGCCATCGTCCTTCTGGAGAAGCATTTGAGGGAGAAACACTGCGTGTTTGAGGGAAAGGCACAGAACTGTGGTGCTAATGGCTCTACTGTAGGGGATGGCCAGCCTAAGGAAGATGTCGAGCTGCATAGTCTCCTAACaaacagccatggtccaggaaCAACATTAGGAACTGTGGTCGATGCCCATAACAGCCGCGATGGAAGTGAGGAAGAGCTGGACACTGCAGATCCCTTGTTTACGTGTGACATCTGTGGAGCATCTTACACCATGGATTCACTCCTCACTAACCACCAGTTGAGGGACCACAATATACGCCCTGGTGAGAGTGCCATGATGAAAAGGAAAGCTGATATGATAAAGGGCACCCACAAGTGCAATGTCTGCTCGCGCACCTTCTTCTCTGAGCCTGGGCTAAGGGAACATATGCAGACCCACCTTGGGCCTGTCAAACACTATATGTGCCCCATCTGTGGGGAGCGCTTCCCTTCCTTGCTCACACTGACTGAGCACAAGGTCACCCATAGCAAGAGTCTGGACACGGGTAGCTGCCGAATTTGTAAGATGCCACTGCACAGTGAGGAGGACTTCCTGGAGCATTGCCAGATGCACCCTGACCTGAGGAACTCCCTGACAGGTTTCCGCTGTGTGGTGTGCATGCAGACCGTCACCTCCACATTGGAGCTCAAAATCCATGGTACTTTCCATATGCAAAAGACAGGCACCATGTCCGGCAACTACCCAACTATTGCTCGCAACAATATCATTGCTCACCACCAGCAGCTACACCATACCCAAAAACCTTTCAAGTGCGCCTCTTGCCTGAAAGACTTCCGGTCCAAACAGGACCTGGTGAAACTAGACATCAACGGACTGCCTTACGGACTGTGTGCATCATGCGTGACACAAGCTGGCTCCAAGAGCTCCAGTCCAACAGTGAACGGAGGAAGGCAACTGCAGCAACATGGTGGAGCAACCACTCCAGCAACAACCAATGCCGCATGGATCCAGGGGGAGAGGCTCAGCCCTGGAGACGCGAAAGGCAAAGTGGTATCTTCATCATCCTCAGCTTCTTCTACGTCTTCGTTATCCGCTGCCAAGACAAGATGCTCCAGCTGTAATGTGAAGTTTGAGTCTGAAGCTGAGTTACAAAACCATATCCAGACCGTGCATCGGGACCAGGCTGGGGACAGCAACGGCGGACAGCTCAAGACCCCCCAGGTGTCCCCCATGCCAAGAGCCAGTCCCTCACAAACTGACGAG AAGAAGACCTACCAGTGCATCAAATGTCAGATGGTGTTCTACAGTGAATGGGACATCCAAGTCCATGTGGCCAACCACATGCTGG GCTCACAAGTATCTGGATCACATCACCAAATAG
- the LOC117461869 gene encoding zinc finger protein 521-like isoform X2: MSRRKQAKPRSLKEDNVTEDQQSPGQTAIPSDPECALERAAEDGETGRLRKRLLSPEEGEEGEEDDDEEPALHSCDSCRQVFESLSDLTEHKINQCQLTDGADLEDDPSGSWPASSPSSKDQTSPGHCEDYDFGEDEGGPGLPYPCQFCDKSFSRLSFLKRHEQSHGDKLPFSCTFCSRLFKHKRSRDRHVKLHTGDKKYHCGECDSAFSRSDHLKIHMKTHASNKPHKCPVCRRGFLSSSSLHGHMQVHERGKDGSSASLSRGDEWKLKETRKCSRCEEGFDVPEELQRHIAECHPECSPSEDGGLGATLQCIYCHEPFSDEGTLLTHIDQSHSRDRKGHTCTICPEHFLSVEDLYAHMDIHQLPESSNHSNSPSLLTVGYTSVSSTTPDSNLSVDSSTMVETAPPVPKARGRRKRAAQNTSDMGGRSSKQPKVSYSCMYCNKQVFSSLAVLQIHLRTMHLDKPEQAHTCQFCLEVLPSLLNLNEHLRQVHNAEDHAVLLASLPDALFQCNFCTEVLSDLNTLQEHIRCSHGFPSPVAKESNAFFCPQCFMGFLTETTLEEHVRQTHCDGGSLRFDSPMALTPKESIVEVYSCSYCTNSPIFNSVLKLNKHIKENHKNIPLALNYINNGKKSLRTLSPSSPISVEHTMLKQGSSVSRTTSEFICNQCGAKYTSLDLFQTHLKTHLDGMQPQLTCPQCNKEFPNQESLLKHVTIHFTITSTYYICESCDKQFTSVDDLQKHLLDMHTFVFFRCTLCQEVFDSKVSTQLHLAVKHSNEKKVYRCTSCNWDFRHETDLQLHVKHSHLENQGRSHRCIFCGESFGTEVELQCHITTHSKKFNCRFCSKAFHAIVLLEKHLREKHCVFEGKAQNCGANGSTVGDGQPKEDVELHSLLTNSHGPGTTLGTVVDAHNSRDGSEEELDTADPLFTCDICGASYTMDSLLTNHQLRDHNIRPGESAMMKRKADMIKGTHKCNVCSRTFFSEPGLREHMQTHLGPVKHYMCPICGERFPSLLTLTEHKVTHSKSLDTGSCRICKMPLHSEEDFLEHCQMHPDLRNSLTGFRCVVCMQTVTSTLELKIHGTFHMQKTGTMSGNYPTIARNNIIAHHQQLHHTQKPFKCASCLKDFRSKQDLVKLDINGLPYGLCASCVTQAGSKSSSPTVNGGRQLQQHGGATTPATTNAAWIQGERLSPGDAKGKVVSSSSSASSTSSLSAAKTRCSSCNVKFESEAELQNHIQTVHRDQAGDSNGGQLKTPQVSPMPRASPSQTDEKKTYQCIKCQMVFYSEWDIQVHVANHMLGSQVSGSHHQIEEGLNHECKLCSQSFDSPAKLQCHLIEHSFEGMGGTFKCPVCFTVFVQANKLQQHIFSTHGQEDKIYDCSQCPQKFFFQTELQNHSLTQHSS, from the exons ATCCAGAGTGCGCCCTCGAGAGGGCGGCGGAGGATGGTGAGACCGGGCGTCTGAGGAAGAGGTTGCTCTCTCCAGAGGAAGgagaagagggagaggaggacgaCGACGAGGAGCCCGCACTGCACAGCTGCGACAGCTGCCGGCAGGTGTTCGAGTCGCTGAGCGATCTCACCGAACACAAGATTAATCAATGCCAGCTGACAG ACGGTGCTGATCTTGAAGATGACCCATCTGGTTCTTGGCCTGCATCGTCTCCCTCCAGTAAAGACCAGACCTCTCCAGGACACTGCGAGGACTATGATTTTGGCGAAGATGAAGGGGGCCCCGGCCTGCCATACCCATGCCAGTTCTGTGACAAGTCCTTCAGCCGCTTAAGTTTCCTCAAGCGCCACGAACAGAGCCACGGGGATAAACTCCCTTTCAGCTGTACCTTCTGCAGCCGCTTGTTTAAGCACAAGCGCAGTCGAGATAGACACGTGAAGCTTCACACCGGTGATAAGAAGTACCACTGTGGAGAGTGTGACTCTGCCTTTTCCCGCAGTGACCACCTCAAAATCCACATGAAAACTCACGCCTCTAACAAACCCCACAAGTGCCCTGTGTGCCGCAGAGGCTTCCTTTCCTCCAGCTCTCTCCACGGCCACATGCAAGTACACGAAAGAGGCAAGGATGGAAGCAGTGCAAGCCTTTCCAGAGGTGACGAATGGAAGCTGAAAGAAACTCGCAAATGCAGCCGTTGTGAGGAGGGTTTTGATGTCCCAGAGGAGCTCCAGAGGCACATCGCAGAGTGCCACCCTGAATGCTCTCCATCAGAGGACGGAGGCCTGGGTGCCACCCTACAGTGCATTTACTGCCATGAGCCCTTCAGTGATGAGGGCACCCTTCTGACTCACATTGACCAGTCACACAGCCGAGACAGGAAGGGACACACCTGTACTATCTGCCCTGAGCACTTTCTGTCAGTAGAGGACCTCTACGCTCACATGGACATCCACCAGCTCCCCGAATCTAGTAACCATAGCAACAGCCCTTCTTTGCTGACTGTGGGCTACACCTCTGTCTCTAGCACCACTCCTGACTCTAACCTCTCTGTCGACAGCTCAACAATGGTGGAAACTGCCCCACCTGTGCCCAAGGCGAGGGGGAGGAGAAAGAGGGCTGCTCAGAACACATCAGACATGGGAGGACGTTCCTCCAAGCAGCCCAAAGTCTCCTACAGTTGCATGTACTGCAACAAGCAAGTGTTCTCCAGTTTGGCTGTGCTTCAAATTCACCTGCGAACCATGCATCTGGACAAGCCAGAGCAGGCTCATACTTGCCAGTTTTGTTTGGAGGTTCTGCCATCTTTACTCAATCTAAATGAACATCTTAGGCAGGTCCACAATGCAGAAGACCACGCTGTCCTGTTAGCCAGCTTGCCTGATGCCCTCTTTCAGTGTAATTTCTGCACTGAGGTATTGAGTGACCTCAACACCCTCCAGGAACACATCCGTTGCTCCCATGGCTTTCCAAGTCCTGTGGCAAAGGAGAGCAATGCCTTCTTCTGCCCTCAATGCTTCATGGGGTTCTTGACGGAAACTACCTTGGAGGAGCATGTTCGTCAGACTCACTGTGACGGGGGAAGCCTGCGCTTTGACTCCCCTATGGCTTTAACTCCCAAGGAGTCTATAGTGGAGGTGTACTCCTGTTCGTACTGCACCAATTCACCCATATTCAACAGTGTTCTGAAGCTCAACAAGCACATCAAGGAGAATCACAAGAACATTCCACTTGCACTGAACTACATCAACAATGGAAAGAAATCCCTGCGGACTCTCAGCCCTTCTTCTCCAATATCTGTGGAACATACCATGCTGAAACAAGGAAGCTCTGTCTCACGCACTACCAGTGAGTTCATATGTAACCAGTGTGGAGCCAAGTATACCAGTCTAGACCTTTTCCAGACTCACCTAAAGACTCATCTGGATGGCATGCAGCCCCAACTCACCTGCCCACAGTGCAACAAAGAGTTCCCCAACCAAGAGTCCCTGTTGAAGCATGTGACAATTCACTTCACTATAACTTCCACGTATTACATCTGTGAGAGCTGTGACAAGCAGTTTACTTCAGTGGATGACTTGCAGAAGCACCTTCTCGACATGCATACCTTTGTGTTCTTTCGTTGCACTCTCTGTCAGGAGGTGTTTGACTCAAAGGTGTCAACCCAGCTCCACCTGGCTGTTAAGCACAGTAATGAGAAAAAGGTATATCGCTGCACGTCCTGCAACTGGGACTTCAGGCATGAGACTGACCTACAGTTACACGTAAAACACAGCCATCTTGAAAACCAGGGCCGTTCCCACCGATGCATTTTTTGTGGTGAGTCCTTTGGCACAGAGGTGGAGCTGCAGTGCCACATCACTACCCACAGCAAGAAATTTAACTGCCGCTTCTGCAGCAAGGCCTTCCATGCCATCGTCCTTCTGGAGAAGCATTTGAGGGAGAAACACTGCGTGTTTGAGGGAAAGGCACAGAACTGTGGTGCTAATGGCTCTACTGTAGGGGATGGCCAGCCTAAGGAAGATGTCGAGCTGCATAGTCTCCTAACaaacagccatggtccaggaaCAACATTAGGAACTGTGGTCGATGCCCATAACAGCCGCGATGGAAGTGAGGAAGAGCTGGACACTGCAGATCCCTTGTTTACGTGTGACATCTGTGGAGCATCTTACACCATGGATTCACTCCTCACTAACCACCAGTTGAGGGACCACAATATACGCCCTGGTGAGAGTGCCATGATGAAAAGGAAAGCTGATATGATAAAGGGCACCCACAAGTGCAATGTCTGCTCGCGCACCTTCTTCTCTGAGCCTGGGCTAAGGGAACATATGCAGACCCACCTTGGGCCTGTCAAACACTATATGTGCCCCATCTGTGGGGAGCGCTTCCCTTCCTTGCTCACACTGACTGAGCACAAGGTCACCCATAGCAAGAGTCTGGACACGGGTAGCTGCCGAATTTGTAAGATGCCACTGCACAGTGAGGAGGACTTCCTGGAGCATTGCCAGATGCACCCTGACCTGAGGAACTCCCTGACAGGTTTCCGCTGTGTGGTGTGCATGCAGACCGTCACCTCCACATTGGAGCTCAAAATCCATGGTACTTTCCATATGCAAAAGACAGGCACCATGTCCGGCAACTACCCAACTATTGCTCGCAACAATATCATTGCTCACCACCAGCAGCTACACCATACCCAAAAACCTTTCAAGTGCGCCTCTTGCCTGAAAGACTTCCGGTCCAAACAGGACCTGGTGAAACTAGACATCAACGGACTGCCTTACGGACTGTGTGCATCATGCGTGACACAAGCTGGCTCCAAGAGCTCCAGTCCAACAGTGAACGGAGGAAGGCAACTGCAGCAACATGGTGGAGCAACCACTCCAGCAACAACCAATGCCGCATGGATCCAGGGGGAGAGGCTCAGCCCTGGAGACGCGAAAGGCAAAGTGGTATCTTCATCATCCTCAGCTTCTTCTACGTCTTCGTTATCCGCTGCCAAGACAAGATGCTCCAGCTGTAATGTGAAGTTTGAGTCTGAAGCTGAGTTACAAAACCATATCCAGACCGTGCATCGGGACCAGGCTGGGGACAGCAACGGCGGACAGCTCAAGACCCCCCAGGTGTCCCCCATGCCAAGAGCCAGTCCCTCACAAACTGACGAG AAGAAGACCTACCAGTGCATCAAATGTCAGATGGTGTTCTACAGTGAATGGGACATCCAAGTCCATGTGGCCAACCACATGCTGG GCTCACAAGTATCTGGATCACATCACCAAATAG